One genomic segment of Apostichopus japonicus isolate 1M-3 chromosome 23, ASM3797524v1, whole genome shotgun sequence includes these proteins:
- the LOC139964675 gene encoding solute carrier family 35 member G1-like, translating to MTKLEEDDHRGIGNHGNFTIRLRRKIYRYRGLLASFLVACLSSVVTILVTFVQGTANSSQLVFARGFCSCAVSLILLIVLGIEMKPTSRQEFRGLAVQGVSSSVVVWTLYYAYQNMPTGDAAAIVYGYIAFSALFGRIFLKEPLRWFEAIMVAITIIGIILIIRPPFLFGSHGNEGASTLLPAMSALCASLSSAFLTVAFRALGKLDTNPIKSLLYCSICIMALSSISITLNRDWQIPGCLDTRLLVVTVSLLGYLTMLIFAYALSVENIVVVTVITVNEIYLVFFADIFLLGTSPNLFSILGIFMIISSSIGISYRKFVQIRRSEDKNHISDVIQLDIGEQQDKMNTESEEEAREDVREPGDPPLPTESRV from the coding sequence ATGACAAAGTTGGAAGAAGACGATCACCGAGGGATTGGTAACCATGGAAATTTCACTATCAGATTGCGGAGGAAAATCTATCGATACAGGGGATTACTAGCATCGTTTTTGGTGGCTTGTTTAAGCTCTGTAGTAACAATTTTGGTCACTTTCGTTCAGGGCACAGCCAACTCTTCGCAACTTGTATTTGCAAGAGGCTTTTGTAGTTGTGCAGTTAGTTTGATATTACTCATTGTTCTTGGAATCGAGATGAAACCGACATCTCGCCAAGAATTTCGGGGACTAGCTGTGCAAGGAGTATCAAGTTCCGTAGTAGTTTGGACTCTCTACTATGCGTATCAAAATATGCCCACAGGGGACGCTGCTGCCATTGTATACGGGTACATCGCGTTTAGCGCTTTATTCGGAAGGATCTTCTTAAAGGAACCTCTAAGATGGTTCGAAGCTATTATGGTCGCCATTACAATAATTGGTATCATCTTGATAATTCGTCCACCGTTTCTCTTTGGGTCACATGGCAACGAAGGTGCATCGACGCTCTTGCCAGCAATGAGCGCCCTCTGTGCTAGCTTATCGTCTGCTTTTCTCACAGTAGCGTTTAGGGCCTTAGGAAAACTAGATACGAATCCCATAAAATCCCTCCTGTATTGCTCCATCTGTATCATGGCTCTCTCGTCGATATCGATAACATTAAACCGCGACTGGCAGATACCTGGGTGTCTCGATACGAGACTGTTGGTCGTCACAGTGAGCCTCTTAGGGTACTTGACAATGCTTATATTTGCCTACGCACTTTCAGTCGAGAACATCGTTGTGGTTACTGTGATAactgtaaatgaaatatatcTGGTGTTCTTTGCGGATATATTCCTGCTCGGTACATCACCAAATTTGTTTAGTATTCTCGGTATTTTCATGATTATTAGTTCCTCTATTGGGATTTCCTACCGCAAATTTGTGCAGATTCGGAGAAGTGAAGACAAAAACCACATCTCTGACGTCATCCAACTGGATATTGGTGAGCAGCAGGATAAAATGAACACAGAGAGTGAAGAAGAGGCGAGAGAGGACGTAAGAGAACCTGGGGACCCACCTCTTCCCACTGAAAGTAGGGTGTAA
- the LOC139964753 gene encoding solute carrier family 35 member G1-like: MNQRRGFIRCLDTVARVIYNNRGIFLAVATSCMSAFVTVIVSILHGSVHSTQLTFIRGVFSYVLSLTFLIYKKIPIKSSSREEFKVCTVYGILSVTSIFGQYYAVQNMPPGDAAAILYGYIAFSVVFGRLLLKEKFGWIEALMVVSTITGVILIMRPSFLFGSDGSGKSTKLLPGLCVLYSSVASGFIAVALRSLGQQNTHPMKSVNFYAAFLVVFGAIPVTIKQEWNLPDCVINRLLIVSFGFTTFMLMVTFTCALVTESIAVVTVITVSEVWIVFFIDIMVLDTTANIWSIFGIALIVGSSVGISVKRIYEGRMNSAEVIRKDDAQLEEKTEKTSSTKNCDNYHVIIGLRETRV; the protein is encoded by the coding sequence ATGAACCAGCGCAGGGGGTTTATAAGATGTCTGGACACAGTTGCGAGAGTTATTTATAACAACAGGGGCATATTTTTAGCAGTTGCTACATCATGTATGAGTGCGTTTGTAACGGTTATTGTTTCCATTCTACATGGATCAGTCCATTCCACTCAGCTAACTTTCATCAGAGGCGTCTTCTCATATGTACTTTCCTTGACTTTTCTAATCTACAAGAAAATTCCGATCAAATCAAGTTCCCGCGAAGAGTTCAAGGTTTGCACTGTGTATGGCATATTAAGTGTCACCTCCATATTCGGCCAATACTACGCTGTGCAGAATATGCCACCCGGAGACGCGGCAGCCATATTGTACGGATATATTGCTTTTAGTGTTGTCTTTGGGAGACTCTtgctgaaagaaaaatttggaTGGATAGAAGCTCTGATGGTGGTCTCGACAATTACTGGTGTGATTTTAATCATGAGGCCATCATTCTTATTCGGTTCCGACGGTTCTGGGAAATCTACCAAGCTTTTACCAGGTTTATGCGTTCTTTATTCGAGCGTTGCATCTGGATTCATAGCCGTGGCTCTTCGTTCTCTAGGTCAACAAAACACCCATCCAATGAAGTCGGTAAACTTTTACGCAGCTTTTCTGGTTGTTTTTGGTGCGATACCAGTGACCATAAAGCAAGAATGGAATCTACCAGATTGTGTGATAAATAGATTATTAATTGTTTCCTTCGGTTTCACAACTTTCATGTTGATGGTGACGTTTACATGTGCGTTGGTAACTGAAAGCATTGCAGTTGTAACAGTGATAACCGTCAGTGAAGTATGGATTGTATTTTTCATAGATATAATGGTACTCGATACCACTGCAAACATATGGAGCATTTTTGGAATTGCTCTAATTGTGGGTTCCTCGGTTGGCATATCTGTCAAAAGAATTTATGAAGGAAGGATGAACTCTGCAGAGGTCATTCGTAAAGATGATGCGCAACTTGAAGAAAAAACTGAAAAGACCAGTTCCACGAAAAACTGTGATAACTATCATGTTATAATCGGGTTAAGAGAGACTCGGGTGTAG